A genomic region of Roseateles amylovorans contains the following coding sequences:
- a CDS encoding prephenate dehydrogenase, giving the protein MFNQLGVIGCGLMGGSFALAMKKAGLVRRVVGYSKSPSTTETARRMGVIDIAAESALLAVSGSDIVLVAVPVAATESTFKAIRHLVRNDVLLMDVGSTKSDVVDAARRALGKQFGSFVPAHPIAGKESAGVQHADAALYQGRQVILTPLEQTRAEMVQKATDVWSALGCQVLKMAPHHHDEAFAAVSHLPHLLAFAFFNAVARQPSGRDFLSLAGPGFRDFTRIAASDPAVWRDVLLANKSEVLAQSQRFKEALDELEALIKRGDGAALDALIRQAAEGRSQWSLSTPTGSSTSAKNK; this is encoded by the coding sequence ATGTTCAATCAACTCGGTGTGATCGGTTGCGGCCTGATGGGCGGCTCGTTCGCGCTGGCCATGAAGAAGGCGGGCCTGGTCCGCCGTGTGGTGGGCTACAGCAAATCGCCCTCCACCACCGAAACCGCCCGACGCATGGGCGTCATCGACATCGCTGCCGAATCCGCGCTGCTGGCCGTGTCCGGCTCGGACATCGTGCTGGTGGCGGTGCCGGTGGCCGCGACCGAATCGACCTTCAAAGCCATCCGCCACCTGGTGCGCAACGACGTGCTGCTGATGGACGTCGGATCGACCAAGAGCGACGTGGTCGACGCGGCCCGGCGTGCGCTCGGCAAGCAGTTCGGCAGCTTCGTGCCGGCCCACCCGATCGCCGGCAAGGAAAGCGCCGGTGTCCAGCATGCGGACGCCGCGCTCTACCAGGGCCGTCAGGTCATCCTGACCCCGCTGGAGCAGACCCGCGCGGAGATGGTGCAAAAGGCCACCGATGTCTGGTCGGCGCTGGGCTGCCAGGTGCTGAAGATGGCGCCTCATCACCATGACGAGGCCTTCGCCGCCGTCAGCCACCTGCCGCATCTGCTGGCCTTCGCCTTCTTCAATGCGGTGGCGCGTCAGCCCTCGGGCCGTGACTTCCTGAGCCTGGCCGGCCCCGGCTTCCGCGATTTCACCCGCATCGCTGCGAGCGATCCGGCCGTCTGGCGCGACGTGCTGCTGGCCAACAAGAGCGAAGTGCTGGCCCAGTCCCAGCGCTTCAAGGAAGCGCTGGACGAACTCGAAGCGCTGATCAAGCGCGGTGACGGTGCCGCCCTGGACGCCCTGATCCGGCAAGCCGCGGAAGGCCGCTCGCAGTGGTCGCTCAGCACCCCCACGGGCAGCTCGACCAGCGCCAAGAACAAATAA
- a CDS encoding LapA family protein produces MRILVWLFRAFLFFTLFAFALNNSQDVVVHWFFGQAWRAPLVIVVLLTFAVGCAFGVLAMVPAWWRHKRAAARQLPPADDLPAPASTDPKLPDGI; encoded by the coding sequence ATGCGAATCCTGGTCTGGCTCTTCCGTGCCTTCCTCTTCTTCACGCTCTTCGCCTTCGCGCTGAACAACAGTCAGGACGTGGTCGTCCACTGGTTCTTCGGCCAGGCCTGGCGCGCCCCGCTGGTGATCGTCGTGCTGCTCACCTTCGCCGTCGGTTGCGCCTTCGGCGTGCTGGCCATGGTGCCTGCCTGGTGGCGCCACAAGCGCGCCGCAGCCCGCCAGCTTCCTCCGGCCGACGATCTGCCGGCTCCCGCCTCTACCGACCCCAAGCTGCCCGATGGAATTTGA
- a CDS encoding bifunctional 3-phosphoshikimate 1-carboxyvinyltransferase/cytidylate kinase has protein sequence MYKTSFLDLPPLRGAAGTVHLPGSKSISNRVLLLAGLSEGDTRVHDLLDSDDTRVMLDALRQIGCGLDPQPDGVLRVTGIGGRLRTDSAQLFLGNAGTAMRPLTAALALLTATQGGHFELSGVPRMHERPIGDLVDALRALGCPIDCLGQEGYPPLRLNGPASLTLDEPVRVRGDVSSQFLTALLLALPLVAAHDVVIEVIGELISKPYVHITLELLARFGVQVQRDADWQRFVIPAGSRYRSPGAVHVEGDASSASYFVALGAIAADTAPVRIEGVGSSSVQGDVRFVEAAQAMGAQVEIGPNWLEVRRGAWPLRALELDCNHIPDAAMTLAVMALYADGPTTLRNIASWRVKETDRIAAMATELRKLGAEVEEGPDWLRVHPLSQWQPAAIHTYDDHRVAMCFSLAAFNGLLPGRAQTAVPVRILDPQCVAKTFPDYFETLFDVVHADPADIPVITIDGPTASGKGTLTDVVAHALGYHVLDSGALYRVTGLAASRAGVSLDDGDAVAALVPTLDLRFTQGHVFLAGQEVSADLRLEATGLMASQVGAHPPVRRALHQLQLDFRRLPGLVADGRDMGTAIFPEASLKVFLTASAATRAERRYRQLISKGLSANMEGLRADLEARDARDKGRSASPLQAAADAIELDNSAQTIEESRDLVLSWWQQKRPFQPQF, from the coding sequence ATGTACAAGACCTCCTTCCTGGACCTGCCCCCTCTCCGCGGGGCCGCAGGCACCGTCCACCTGCCGGGCTCCAAAAGCATTTCCAACCGGGTGCTGCTGCTGGCGGGCCTGTCCGAGGGCGACACCCGGGTCCACGACCTGCTGGACTCCGACGACACCCGCGTCATGCTCGATGCCCTGCGCCAAATCGGCTGCGGACTGGATCCGCAACCCGACGGCGTGTTGCGCGTGACCGGCATCGGCGGCCGACTGCGCACCGACTCGGCCCAGCTGTTCCTCGGCAACGCCGGCACGGCCATGCGCCCGCTGACCGCCGCGCTGGCGCTGCTGACGGCCACCCAGGGTGGCCACTTCGAGCTCTCCGGCGTGCCCCGCATGCATGAGCGTCCGATCGGTGATCTGGTCGATGCCCTGCGTGCCCTGGGCTGCCCGATCGACTGCCTGGGCCAGGAAGGCTATCCGCCGCTGCGACTGAACGGACCGGCGTCGTTGACGTTGGATGAACCGGTGCGGGTGCGCGGCGATGTCTCCAGCCAGTTCCTGACCGCGCTGTTGCTGGCGCTGCCGCTGGTGGCCGCCCACGACGTCGTCATCGAGGTGATCGGCGAGCTGATCTCCAAGCCCTATGTTCACATCACGCTGGAACTGCTGGCGCGCTTCGGCGTGCAGGTACAGCGCGACGCCGACTGGCAACGCTTCGTCATCCCCGCCGGCAGCCGTTATCGCTCGCCGGGCGCGGTGCATGTCGAGGGCGACGCCTCCTCCGCCTCCTATTTCGTTGCCCTGGGCGCGATCGCCGCGGACACGGCCCCCGTCCGCATCGAGGGCGTCGGCTCCAGCTCCGTGCAAGGCGATGTGCGCTTCGTCGAGGCCGCACAGGCCATGGGCGCACAGGTCGAGATCGGTCCCAACTGGCTGGAAGTGCGCCGCGGCGCCTGGCCGCTGCGCGCGCTGGAGCTCGATTGCAACCACATCCCGGACGCGGCCATGACGCTGGCCGTGATGGCGCTGTACGCGGACGGCCCCACCACCCTGCGCAACATCGCCTCCTGGCGCGTCAAGGAAACCGACCGCATTGCCGCCATGGCGACGGAACTGCGCAAGCTCGGGGCCGAGGTCGAGGAAGGCCCGGACTGGCTGCGGGTGCATCCGCTGAGCCAGTGGCAACCGGCCGCGATCCACACCTATGACGACCATCGCGTCGCGATGTGCTTCTCGCTGGCCGCCTTCAATGGCCTGCTGCCGGGCCGCGCGCAGACGGCGGTGCCGGTGCGCATCCTCGACCCCCAGTGCGTCGCCAAGACCTTCCCCGACTACTTCGAGACCCTGTTCGACGTGGTCCACGCCGACCCTGCCGACATCCCGGTCATCACCATCGACGGCCCCACCGCCTCCGGCAAGGGCACCCTGACCGATGTCGTGGCCCATGCCTTGGGCTACCACGTGCTGGACTCCGGCGCCCTGTACCGGGTGACCGGCCTGGCCGCGTCCCGCGCGGGCGTGAGCCTGGATGACGGCGACGCGGTCGCCGCCCTGGTGCCGACGCTGGACCTGCGCTTCACCCAAGGCCATGTCTTCCTGGCTGGCCAGGAGGTGTCTGCCGACTTGCGGCTGGAAGCCACCGGTCTGATGGCCTCCCAGGTCGGTGCGCACCCGCCGGTCCGGCGGGCGCTGCATCAGCTGCAGCTGGATTTCCGTCGCCTGCCGGGCCTGGTGGCCGATGGGCGCGACATGGGCACGGCCATCTTTCCGGAGGCCTCGCTCAAGGTCTTCCTCACCGCCAGTGCGGCCACCCGGGCCGAGCGACGCTATCGTCAATTGATTTCCAAGGGCCTCTCGGCTAATATGGAAGGCTTGCGCGCTGACTTGGAAGCGCGGGATGCGCGAGACAAAGGTCGCAGCGCATCTCCGCTACAAGCCGCAGCGGACGCGATTGAGCTGGACAACTCGGCGCAGACCATCGAGGAATCGAGGGATCTGGTGCTGAGCTGGTGGCAGCAAAAGCGTCCGTTCCAGCCTCAGTTTTAA
- the serC gene encoding 3-phosphoserine/phosphohydroxythreonine transaminase, translated as MTQASRPFNFSPGPAAIPHEVLSRVSEEMLDWHGSGMSVMEMSHRGREFTSIYEAAERDLRELLQVPDHFRILFMQGGGLGENAIVPMNLSRGGIVDVVLSGTWSHKSAAEARRYAEVRIAADCANADGRYLDLIPATDWQLSRDAAYVHVCSNETIDGLELHQLPDLKALGSDAPLVIDCSSHVASRSVDWSKVGLAFAGAQKNIGPAGLTLVIVRDDLLDRALPICPSAFNYQLVAQAESMFNTPPTFAIYVAGLVFQWLKGFSYAGKTGVAAIEQRNIDKAALLYQALDASSLYENRVAARSRSRMNIPFFLRDERLNEPFLAGARDHGLLQLKGHKSVGGMRASIYNAMPLEGVQALVSYLNDFEKRHG; from the coding sequence ATGACGCAAGCCAGCCGCCCATTCAACTTCTCCCCGGGTCCCGCCGCCATACCTCACGAGGTCTTGAGTCGCGTGTCCGAAGAGATGCTGGACTGGCACGGCAGCGGCATGAGCGTGATGGAGATGAGCCACCGCGGTCGCGAATTCACCTCGATCTATGAAGCGGCCGAGCGCGACCTGCGCGAGCTGCTTCAGGTGCCGGACCACTTCCGCATCCTGTTCATGCAGGGCGGCGGCCTGGGCGAGAACGCGATCGTCCCGATGAACCTCTCGCGGGGCGGCATCGTCGACGTGGTGCTCAGCGGCACCTGGTCCCACAAGAGTGCGGCCGAAGCCCGTCGCTATGCCGAGGTCCGCATCGCCGCCGACTGCGCCAATGCCGACGGCCGCTACCTCGACCTCATCCCCGCCACCGACTGGCAGCTCAGCCGCGACGCCGCCTATGTGCATGTCTGCAGCAATGAGACGATCGACGGCCTGGAGCTTCATCAACTGCCCGACCTGAAGGCCCTGGGCAGCGATGCCCCGCTGGTGATCGACTGCTCCTCGCATGTGGCCTCGCGGTCGGTCGACTGGTCGAAGGTCGGCCTGGCCTTCGCTGGCGCCCAGAAGAACATCGGCCCCGCCGGCCTGACCCTGGTCATCGTGCGGGACGACCTGCTCGATCGCGCCCTGCCCATCTGCCCCAGCGCCTTCAACTACCAATTGGTGGCGCAGGCCGAATCGATGTTCAACACGCCGCCGACCTTCGCGATCTACGTCGCCGGCCTCGTGTTCCAGTGGCTCAAGGGTTTCAGCTACGCCGGCAAGACCGGCGTGGCCGCCATCGAGCAACGCAACATCGACAAGGCCGCCCTGCTCTACCAGGCGCTGGACGCCTCCTCGCTGTATGAGAACCGTGTGGCGGCCCGCAGCCGTTCACGGATGAACATCCCCTTCTTCCTTCGTGACGAGCGCCTGAACGAACCGTTCCTGGCTGGCGCCCGCGATCACGGACTGCTGCAACTCAAAGGCCACAAGTCGGTGGGCGGCATGCGGGCGTCGATCTACAACGCGATGCCGCTGGAGGGCGTGCAAGCCCTCGTGAGCTACCTCAACGATTTCGAGAAACGACATGGCTGA
- a CDS encoding integration host factor subunit beta codes for MTRSDLVAHLSERFGQLTQRDTEFAVKTILDAMSDALARGHRIEIRGFGSFSINRRPPRMGRNPRSGEQVLIPEKLVPHFKPGKALREAVDAQLPVTDPLTD; via the coding sequence ATGACCCGCTCCGACCTGGTGGCCCATTTGTCCGAACGATTCGGCCAGCTCACCCAACGAGACACCGAATTCGCGGTCAAGACCATCCTGGACGCGATGTCCGACGCCCTGGCGCGTGGCCACCGCATCGAGATCCGTGGTTTCGGCAGCTTCTCCATCAATCGCCGCCCGCCCCGCATGGGCCGCAATCCCCGCAGCGGCGAGCAGGTCCTGATCCCCGAAAAGCTGGTCCCGCACTTCAAGCCAGGCAAGGCCCTGCGCGAAGCGGTCGACGCGCAATTGCCGGTGACCGATCCCCTCACCGACTGA
- a CDS encoding DUF2059 domain-containing protein, which yields MLLKSVQAGAIAAALLISPLAWAQKADSSPAKKELITRILKLQQPAIEQLTIGVLSRPINELAQKIVPALRGVPEDKREATAKAIDANLRKFMEDNGPGLVEKGQKLAPSTMGVMLDERFTEDELKQLVAWLESPVSKKFADTAPELQQAFTKKLIDDNGKQLDERFNALQQTVAKQLGLEAGPAAPAPGAKSSAPKAAAPAPKK from the coding sequence TTGTTGCTGAAGTCTGTACAAGCCGGCGCCATCGCCGCCGCCCTGCTGATCTCCCCGCTCGCCTGGGCTCAGAAGGCCGACTCGTCGCCCGCCAAGAAGGAGCTGATCACCCGCATCCTGAAGCTGCAGCAGCCCGCCATCGAACAGCTCACCATCGGCGTGCTGAGCCGCCCGATCAACGAGCTGGCGCAGAAGATCGTGCCGGCACTGCGCGGCGTCCCCGAAGACAAGCGCGAGGCGACGGCCAAGGCCATCGACGCCAACCTGCGCAAGTTCATGGAAGACAACGGTCCGGGGCTGGTGGAAAAGGGCCAGAAGCTGGCCCCGTCGACCATGGGCGTGATGCTGGACGAGCGCTTCACCGAAGACGAGCTCAAGCAACTCGTGGCCTGGCTGGAATCGCCGGTGAGCAAGAAGTTCGCGGACACCGCGCCCGAGCTGCAGCAGGCCTTCACCAAGAAGCTGATCGACGACAACGGCAAGCAGCTGGATGAGCGTTTCAACGCCCTGCAGCAGACCGTGGCCAAGCAACTCGGTCTGGAAGCCGGCCCGGCCGCGCCGGCTCCGGGCGCCAAGTCCTCAGCCCCCAAGGCCGCTGCCCCCGCGCCGAAGAAGTAA
- the lapB gene encoding lipopolysaccharide assembly protein LapB produces the protein MEFDLSWLLIGVPLVFGLGWLASKLDSRQWKREQRDAPRAYFKGLNLLLNEQQDKAIDAFIEAVQADPDTSELHFALGNLFRRRGEYERAVRVHQHLLSRGDLPKAERDRAQYALAQDFFKAGLFDRAESAYEALKGTAFDHDAALALLSLYERSREWAKAAEVSEQLEASGTGSFAGRIANYWCELALEAQARQSPDEARRWLDQARQRAPHAARAYVLMGQTLARQGDQAGAMAIYGDLLRANPDAFNLVARDYAQAAQATQSVSPALSLLESHYRRHPSMALLQAIALLEPSPDAQRRRLSDHLRVEPALSAATQLLQQSQARQVPLNEDEAQLVGTALQRAVRPLQRYRCAACGFESQHYFWQCPGCLSWDSYPPRWVEEL, from the coding sequence ATGGAATTTGATCTGAGCTGGCTGCTGATCGGCGTCCCCCTGGTCTTCGGCCTGGGCTGGCTGGCCTCCAAGCTGGACTCGCGCCAGTGGAAGCGCGAACAGCGTGACGCCCCCCGCGCCTACTTCAAGGGCTTGAACCTGCTGCTCAATGAACAGCAGGACAAGGCCATCGACGCCTTCATCGAGGCAGTGCAGGCCGACCCCGACACCTCCGAGCTGCATTTCGCGCTGGGTAACCTGTTCCGCCGCCGAGGCGAATACGAGCGGGCGGTGCGGGTGCATCAGCATCTGCTCTCGCGCGGCGACCTGCCCAAGGCCGAACGCGACCGTGCCCAGTACGCCCTGGCCCAGGACTTCTTCAAGGCAGGCCTGTTCGACCGGGCCGAATCCGCCTATGAAGCGCTCAAGGGCACGGCCTTCGACCATGACGCCGCGCTGGCGCTGCTCTCCCTCTACGAGCGCTCACGCGAATGGGCCAAGGCCGCCGAGGTCTCCGAACAGCTGGAAGCCAGCGGCACCGGCTCTTTTGCCGGACGCATTGCCAACTACTGGTGCGAATTGGCCCTGGAAGCCCAAGCCCGGCAAAGCCCCGACGAAGCGCGCCGTTGGCTCGACCAGGCCCGCCAGCGCGCCCCGCATGCCGCGCGGGCTTATGTGCTGATGGGCCAGACCCTGGCCCGCCAAGGCGATCAGGCCGGTGCCATGGCCATCTACGGCGACCTGCTGAGGGCCAATCCGGACGCCTTCAATCTGGTGGCGCGCGACTATGCCCAGGCGGCCCAGGCCACCCAGTCGGTCTCCCCCGCGCTGAGCCTGCTCGAATCCCATTACCGGCGCCATCCCAGCATGGCGCTGCTGCAGGCCATCGCGCTGCTGGAGCCGTCGCCCGACGCCCAGCGCCGCCGGCTGAGCGACCACCTGCGGGTGGAACCAGCCCTGTCCGCCGCCACCCAATTGCTGCAGCAGAGTCAGGCGCGACAGGTCCCGCTGAACGAGGACGAAGCCCAGCTCGTCGGCACCGCCCTGCAACGGGCTGTGCGACCGCTGCAGCGCTATCGCTGCGCCGCATGCGGCTTCGAGTCTCAGCACTATTTCTGGCAATGTCCCGGCTGCCTGAGCTGGGACAGCTATCCGCCGCGCTGGGTCGAGGAACTCTGA
- the pheA gene encoding prephenate dehydratase, translating into MADPADPNPPSPVADPELLALRGQIDALDAQLLDLLNRRAHVAEQVGEIKRRDGTPFFRPDRVAQVIAKIRAANPGPLKGEHVAAIWREIMSACLALESPQRVAVLGPFGTFCEQAAIEYFGGAADLIYCNSFDEVFHATASGSAQYGVVGVENMTEGVVTRSLDLFLHTPTHVVGEVSLLIRHNLLRKDNTLEGIEAVLAHPQALAQCQNWLAKHLPHAERRAVSSNAEGARLAATNPAWAAIASERAAPLFGLHIVAHAVQDEAYNRTRFAVICLPQTMAAPPATGRDCTSLIVSVPNRPGAMHDLLVPLKNHGVSMTRLESRPARTGQWEYYFYIDLDGHPSQPHVAAALAELRELCAFYKVIGAYPLKA; encoded by the coding sequence ATGGCTGACCCGGCCGATCCGAACCCTCCCAGCCCGGTCGCCGATCCGGAATTGCTGGCCCTGCGCGGCCAGATCGATGCGCTGGACGCCCAACTGCTGGACCTGCTGAACCGGCGCGCCCATGTCGCCGAACAGGTCGGCGAGATCAAGCGCCGCGACGGCACCCCGTTCTTCCGCCCGGACCGCGTGGCCCAGGTGATCGCCAAGATCCGTGCCGCCAACCCCGGCCCGCTCAAGGGCGAGCATGTGGCCGCGATCTGGCGTGAAATCATGTCCGCCTGCCTGGCACTGGAATCGCCCCAGCGGGTGGCGGTGCTCGGCCCGTTCGGCACCTTCTGCGAACAGGCGGCGATCGAATACTTCGGCGGTGCCGCCGACCTCATCTACTGCAACAGCTTCGATGAGGTCTTCCACGCCACCGCCTCCGGCAGCGCCCAGTACGGCGTCGTGGGCGTGGAGAACATGACCGAGGGCGTGGTCACCCGCTCGCTCGACCTGTTCCTGCACACGCCCACCCATGTGGTCGGCGAGGTCAGCCTGCTGATCCGCCACAACCTGCTGCGCAAGGACAACACGCTCGAAGGCATCGAGGCGGTACTGGCCCACCCGCAGGCGCTGGCGCAATGCCAGAACTGGCTGGCCAAGCACCTGCCCCATGCGGAGCGCCGCGCCGTGTCCAGCAATGCCGAAGGCGCCCGCCTGGCCGCCACCAATCCGGCCTGGGCCGCGATCGCGAGCGAGCGCGCCGCCCCGCTGTTCGGTCTGCACATCGTCGCGCATGCGGTGCAGGACGAGGCCTACAACCGCACCCGCTTTGCCGTCATCTGCCTGCCGCAGACCATGGCGGCGCCGCCGGCCACCGGCCGGGACTGCACCAGCCTCATCGTCTCGGTGCCCAACCGGCCCGGTGCGATGCATGATCTGCTGGTTCCGCTTAAAAATCACGGGGTCTCGATGACCCGGCTCGAATCGCGCCCGGCGCGAACCGGCCAATGGGAGTATTACTTCTACATCGATCTGGACGGTCATCCGTCTCAACCCCACGTCGCTGCGGCATTGGCGGAACTGCGCGAACTTTGCGCGTTCTACAAGGTCATCGGTGCCTACCCCCTGAAGGCCTGA
- the gyrA gene encoding DNA gyrase subunit A, with protein MTQFAKETLPISLEEEMRRSYLDYAMSVIVGRALPDARDGLKPVHRRVMFAMHELNNDWNRPYKKSARIVGDVIGKYHPHGDSAVYDTIVRMAQDFSLRHMLVDGQGNFGSIDGDNAAAMRYTEIRLSKIAHEMLADIDKETVDFGPNYDGSMKEPLVLPTRLPSLLVNGSAGIAVGMATNIPPHNLNEVVDACLHSLKNPDCSIEELMEIIPAPDFPTAGIIYGLNGVREGYRTGRGKVVMRAKVHFEDIDRGQRQSIIVDEIPYQVNKKTLLERIAELVQEKKIEGISHIQDESDRSGMRIVIELKRGEVPEVVLNNLYKQTQLQDSFGINMVALIDGQPKLCNLKDLITVFLEHRREVVTRRTIFELRKARERGHVLEGLAVALANIDDFIEIIKRSPTPPVAKAELMARSWDSSLVREMLSRAETETAGGRNAYRPEGLPAAYGMQEDGLYRLSDDQANEILQMRLQRLTGLEQDKIVGEYRDVMAQIADLLDILAKPARVTTIIGDELANLRQEFGQTKLGARRSVIEHNAQELGTEDLITPTDMVVTLSHTGYIKSQALSEYRAQRRGGRGKQATATKEDDWIDQLFIANTHDWMLCFSNRGRVYWLKVWEVPQGSRNARGKPIVNMFPLQPEEKINVVLPLTGEFRTFPEDHFIFMATALGTVKKTSLKDFSNPRKAGIISVDLDDGDYLIGAALTDGQHDVMLFSDGGKAVRFDEDDVRPMGRQARGVRGMMLEPDQRLIAMLVAEDESQSVLTATENGYGKRTSIVEYTRHGRGTKGMIAIQQSERNGRVVAATLVRPEDEIMLITDTGVLVRTRVSEIRELGRATQGVTLIALDSGAKLSGLQRIVENDANETAVDDPDAEAADGTDPSSTPSSTDNTRAAGDSSEPDAKE; from the coding sequence ATGACCCAGTTCGCCAAGGAAACCCTGCCGATCAGCCTCGAGGAGGAGATGCGCCGCTCGTATCTCGATTACGCGATGAGCGTGATCGTCGGTCGCGCCCTCCCCGATGCTCGTGACGGCCTCAAGCCGGTGCATCGCCGAGTGATGTTCGCGATGCACGAGCTGAACAACGACTGGAACCGCCCCTACAAGAAGTCGGCGCGTATCGTCGGCGACGTGATCGGTAAATACCACCCGCACGGTGACAGCGCGGTGTATGACACCATCGTCCGCATGGCGCAGGACTTCTCCCTGCGCCACATGCTGGTGGATGGCCAGGGGAATTTCGGTTCGATCGACGGCGACAACGCCGCCGCGATGCGATACACCGAAATCCGCCTGTCGAAAATCGCCCATGAAATGCTGGCTGATATCGACAAGGAAACCGTCGACTTCGGCCCCAACTACGACGGCTCGATGAAAGAGCCGCTGGTATTGCCGACCCGGCTGCCGAGTTTGCTGGTGAATGGCTCTGCCGGTATTGCAGTGGGGATGGCGACGAATATTCCGCCGCACAACCTCAATGAGGTGGTGGATGCCTGCTTGCATTCGCTGAAGAATCCGGACTGCTCGATCGAAGAGCTGATGGAAATCATCCCGGCGCCGGACTTCCCCACCGCCGGCATCATCTACGGCCTGAACGGCGTGCGCGAGGGCTATCGCACCGGTCGCGGCAAGGTGGTGATGCGGGCGAAGGTCCATTTCGAGGACATCGATCGCGGCCAGCGTCAGTCGATCATCGTCGACGAGATCCCCTACCAGGTGAACAAGAAGACCCTGCTGGAGCGGATCGCCGAGCTGGTGCAGGAAAAGAAGATCGAAGGCATCAGCCACATCCAGGACGAGTCCGATCGTTCCGGCATGCGCATCGTCATCGAGCTCAAGCGCGGCGAAGTGCCTGAGGTGGTGCTGAACAACCTGTACAAGCAGACCCAACTGCAGGACAGCTTCGGCATCAACATGGTGGCGCTGATCGACGGCCAACCCAAGCTGTGCAACCTGAAGGACCTGATCACGGTCTTCCTGGAGCACCGCCGCGAAGTCGTCACCCGTCGCACCATCTTCGAACTGCGCAAGGCCCGCGAACGCGGCCATGTGCTGGAAGGCCTGGCCGTCGCGCTGGCCAACATCGACGATTTCATCGAGATCATCAAGCGCTCGCCCACCCCGCCGGTGGCCAAGGCCGAGCTGATGGCCCGCTCCTGGGATTCGTCGCTGGTGCGCGAGATGCTCTCCCGCGCCGAGACCGAGACCGCCGGTGGCCGCAATGCCTACCGTCCGGAAGGACTGCCCGCCGCCTACGGCATGCAGGAGGATGGCCTCTATCGTCTCTCGGACGACCAGGCCAATGAAATCCTGCAGATGCGCCTGCAGCGCCTGACCGGCCTGGAGCAGGACAAGATCGTCGGCGAATACCGCGACGTGATGGCCCAGATCGCCGACCTGCTCGACATCCTGGCCAAGCCCGCCCGTGTGACCACCATCATCGGCGACGAGCTGGCCAACCTGCGCCAGGAATTCGGCCAGACCAAGCTGGGCGCGCGCCGCAGCGTGATCGAGCACAACGCCCAGGAGCTCGGCACCGAGGACCTGATCACCCCCACCGACATGGTGGTCACGCTCTCGCACACCGGCTACATCAAGAGCCAAGCGCTCAGCGAGTACCGCGCACAGCGCCGTGGCGGTCGCGGCAAGCAGGCCACCGCCACCAAGGAAGACGACTGGATCGACCAGCTCTTCATCGCCAACACCCACGACTGGATGCTGTGCTTCAGCAACCGCGGCCGGGTGTACTGGCTGAAGGTCTGGGAAGTGCCGCAAGGCTCGCGCAATGCGCGCGGCAAGCCGATCGTCAACATGTTCCCGCTGCAGCCCGAAGAGAAGATCAATGTCGTGCTGCCGCTGACCGGCGAGTTCCGCACCTTCCCGGAAGATCACTTCATCTTCATGGCGACGGCGCTGGGCACGGTCAAGAAGACCTCGCTGAAGGACTTCAGCAACCCACGCAAGGCTGGCATCATCTCGGTCGACCTGGACGATGGGGATTACCTGATCGGCGCCGCCCTGACCGACGGCCAGCATGACGTGATGCTGTTCTCCGACGGCGGCAAGGCCGTGCGCTTCGACGAGGACGATGTCCGCCCGATGGGCCGCCAAGCCCGAGGCGTGCGAGGCATGATGCTGGAGCCCGATCAGCGCCTGATCGCGATGCTGGTGGCAGAGGATGAGAGCCAGAGCGTGCTGACCGCCACCGAGAACGGTTACGGCAAGCGCACCAGCATCGTCGAATACACCCGCCATGGTCGCGGCACCAAGGGCATGATTGCCATCCAGCAGAGCGAGCGCAACGGCCGGGTGGTCGCCGCCACGCTGGTGCGTCCGGAAGACGAGATCATGCTGATCACCGACACCGGCGTGCTGGTCCGTACCCGCGTGTCCGAGATCCGCGAGCTGGGCCGCGCCACCCAAGGCGTGACCCTGATCGCCCTGGATTCCGGCGCGAAACTCTCGGGTCTGCAACGCATCGTTGAAAACGATGCGAACGAAACCGCTGTTGACGACCCGGACGCCGAAGCCGCCGACGGCACCGATCCCTCCTCCACCCCCTCGAGCACCGACAACACCCGCGCCGCGGGCGACAGCTCCGAACCTGACGCAAAGGAATGA